A stretch of the Nitrospiria bacterium genome encodes the following:
- the nusA gene encoding transcription termination factor NusA produces MNRELLAVIEQIGREKGIDSQKIASAVEMAVQTAAKKRYGANENVQVRLDRQTGEIEVVSLRKVVETVENPKAEVSLEEAKNVDAGAELGDEIGLLLETGDFGRIAAQTAKQIIFQRVREAEWEAVYKEYAGRQGEMVNGIVLGHERRNYIVEVGKTEALLPVSEQAPRENYRRGDRIRALLLEVKKSAKGPQIILSRTHPNFVSELFKLEVPEVAEKIVEIKGIVREPGDRTKIAVHSKDQAVDPVGACVGVKGSRVQAVVRELRGEKIDIIAWNADPRVFIGEALNPAAVEKVGTDEEKKTALVVVSDHQLSLAIGKNGQNVRLAAKLTGWKIDIMGESEYEKERAQERAEEIEEAIAQEHRAQAEAEARQKARDAEWAAAAGLPAAGSEGGKKEEGLTDLPGIGKKLLEALTAGGFDSIEKIAAATKEQLMEVPKIGEKTAERILSAAQGHLQGQEKKADSAPSAGEAEQPVEEETAKPSE; encoded by the coding sequence ATGAATCGTGAATTATTGGCCGTGATCGAGCAGATCGGCCGGGAAAAGGGCATCGACAGCCAGAAGATCGCGAGCGCCGTCGAGATGGCGGTCCAGACCGCCGCGAAGAAACGCTACGGCGCCAACGAAAACGTCCAGGTGCGGCTCGACCGTCAGACCGGGGAGATCGAGGTAGTCTCGCTCCGGAAGGTCGTCGAGACGGTCGAGAATCCCAAGGCGGAAGTCTCCCTGGAGGAGGCCAAGAACGTGGATGCCGGCGCCGAATTAGGCGACGAGATCGGCCTGTTGCTCGAGACGGGCGACTTCGGCCGCATCGCCGCGCAGACGGCCAAGCAGATCATCTTCCAGCGGGTCCGCGAGGCGGAGTGGGAGGCGGTTTACAAGGAGTACGCCGGACGCCAGGGGGAAATGGTCAACGGCATCGTCCTGGGGCACGAGCGGCGGAATTACATCGTCGAGGTGGGCAAGACCGAGGCGCTGCTGCCGGTCTCGGAGCAGGCCCCGCGCGAAAATTACCGTCGCGGCGACCGGATCCGGGCGCTGCTGCTGGAGGTCAAGAAATCCGCCAAGGGGCCGCAGATCATCCTGTCCCGGACTCATCCGAATTTCGTCTCGGAGCTGTTCAAACTGGAAGTGCCCGAGGTGGCCGAGAAGATCGTCGAGATCAAGGGCATCGTGCGCGAGCCCGGGGACCGGACCAAGATCGCGGTCCATTCCAAGGATCAGGCCGTCGACCCGGTGGGGGCCTGCGTGGGGGTCAAGGGGTCCCGCGTTCAGGCCGTGGTGCGCGAGCTCCGCGGCGAAAAGATCGACATCATCGCGTGGAACGCGGACCCCCGCGTCTTCATCGGGGAGGCGCTGAACCCGGCCGCCGTGGAGAAGGTCGGGACCGACGAGGAGAAGAAGACCGCGCTCGTCGTGGTCTCGGACCACCAGCTCTCCCTGGCGATCGGGAAGAACGGCCAGAATGTCCGCCTGGCGGCCAAGCTGACGGGCTGGAAGATTGACATTATGGGCGAGAGCGAGTATGAAAAGGAGCGGGCCCAGGAGCGCGCCGAGGAGATTGAGGAGGCGATCGCTCAAGAGCACCGGGCGCAGGCCGAGGCCGAGGCCCGGCAGAAGGCGCGGGATGCCGAATGGGCCGCGGCCGCCGGTCTCCCGGCGGCGGGATCCGAGGGCGGGAAAAAAGAAGAAGGGCTGACCGACCTTCCGGGCATCGGAAAAAAATTGTTGGAGGCCTTGACGGCGGGCGGGTTTGATTCGATCGAGAAGATCGCCGCGGCGACGAAGGAACAATTGATGGAGGTTCCGAAGATCGGAGAGAAGACCGCCGAGCGGA